One Natronomonas moolapensis 8.8.11 genomic region harbors:
- the hcsL gene encoding halo-CC-star protein HcsL has protein sequence MSEAVSEEPAVEESLQAFIGTLRDSVTYRKFADASEQLEADEEAQALLEAYQKKQQELQADEFDSSIMSELQELQTEVSNNDTIQQHQAAQEELVTLLKQTNDVISEQIRQEFAQSLGGGCC, from the coding sequence GTGAGCGAGGCTGTGTCGGAAGAGCCAGCCGTCGAGGAGTCGCTTCAGGCGTTCATCGGGACGCTCCGTGACTCAGTGACCTATCGGAAATTCGCAGACGCTAGCGAACAACTCGAAGCCGACGAGGAAGCACAGGCCCTGCTGGAAGCGTACCAAAAAAAACAGCAGGAGTTGCAAGCGGACGAATTCGATTCGTCGATCATGAGCGAACTACAGGAGCTCCAGACTGAGGTCTCAAACAATGACACGATCCAACAGCACCAGGCAGCACAGGAGGAACTCGTCACCCTCCTCAAACAGACGAACGACGTCATTAGCGAACAGATCAGGCAGGAATTCGCGCAGTCACTCGGAGGTGGGTGCTGTTGA